In Fibrobacter sp. UBA4297, a genomic segment contains:
- a CDS encoding UDP-N-acetylmuramoyl-L-alanyl-D-glutamate--2,6-diaminopimelate ligase has product MISEGLMEKLSVTGLCDDSRRVKPGNLFFSVPTEGFEAFARSAIVAGAVAVVGETMAPEGLTSKWIQVPDVKAARLEAAKIFYKDPFSKLTCHAITGTNGKTTSAFLMNAMLEAAGHKTALLGTIKNKIGDKSVPASLTTPGLLDLYDFASRAVAAGCTDLVMEASSHSLHQGRVAGIKFRSGLFSNLTQDHLDYHKTMDAYFEAKKLLFTKYLAENGVAVINIDDAHGEKLFNSLDCRKVAVSRLGKAKADVKPAGEIKSTEDGLEFTLPMIANEKFETPLCGDFNVDNLLLVLAWAHALCVPEDAMRKAIATVRVPGRFEKVWSKDGKHVIVDYAHTPDALERVLNVARSLCRGKLSTVFGCGGDRDKTKRPIMGGIAERIADKAWLTSDNPRTEKPADIIADVRAGMTTDKFEVVENREEAIKRACAELKSGDWLVIAGKGHEDYQIIGKTKHHFDDREIAVKAMTDAEA; this is encoded by the coding sequence ATGATTTCGGAAGGACTGATGGAAAAGTTGTCCGTGACGGGGCTTTGCGATGATTCCCGCCGTGTGAAACCGGGGAATTTGTTCTTCTCCGTTCCTACGGAAGGTTTTGAAGCCTTTGCCCGTAGCGCTATTGTGGCTGGTGCCGTTGCGGTTGTGGGCGAGACGATGGCTCCCGAAGGCCTGACGTCGAAGTGGATCCAGGTGCCCGATGTGAAGGCGGCGCGTCTCGAAGCGGCTAAGATTTTCTACAAGGATCCGTTCAGCAAGCTCACTTGCCATGCCATTACGGGTACGAACGGCAAGACGACAAGTGCGTTCCTCATGAATGCGATGCTTGAGGCGGCTGGCCACAAGACTGCTTTGCTTGGCACTATCAAGAACAAGATTGGTGACAAGTCTGTGCCGGCATCGCTTACGACGCCTGGGCTTTTGGATCTTTACGACTTTGCGTCCCGCGCTGTTGCTGCGGGTTGCACCGACCTTGTGATGGAAGCGTCTTCGCACTCGCTCCACCAGGGCCGTGTGGCTGGCATTAAATTCAGAAGCGGACTCTTTAGCAACTTGACGCAGGACCATCTCGATTACCACAAGACGATGGATGCCTACTTCGAAGCAAAGAAGTTGCTCTTTACAAAGTACCTCGCCGAAAATGGCGTGGCCGTCATCAACATTGACGATGCTCACGGCGAAAAGCTTTTTAATTCTCTCGATTGTCGCAAGGTTGCGGTCTCGAGGCTTGGTAAGGCAAAGGCAGATGTGAAGCCGGCTGGTGAAATCAAGAGCACGGAAGATGGCCTTGAATTCACGCTCCCGATGATTGCGAACGAAAAGTTTGAAACTCCGCTCTGTGGCGACTTTAACGTGGACAACTTGCTCCTGGTGCTTGCCTGGGCTCACGCTCTCTGTGTGCCTGAAGATGCCATGCGCAAGGCGATTGCGACTGTGCGCGTTCCGGGCCGTTTTGAAAAGGTCTGGAGCAAGGACGGTAAGCACGTGATTGTGGACTATGCCCACACGCCGGATGCTCTTGAACGCGTGCTGAATGTGGCCCGTAGCCTTTGTCGCGGCAAGCTTTCGACCGTATTTGGTTGCGGTGGTGACCGCGACAAGACGAAGCGCCCGATTATGGGTGGCATTGCCGAACGCATTGCGGACAAGGCTTGGCTCACCTCGGATAATCCGCGTACCGAAAAGCCTGCGGACATTATCGCTGACGTTCGCGCCGGCATGACGACGGACAAGTTTGAAGTGGTCGAAAACCGCGAAGAAGCCATCAAGCGCGCTTGTGCAGAACTCAAGAGCGGCGACTGGCTTGTGATTGCAGGGAAGGGCCATGAGGATTACCAGATTATTGGTAAGACCAAACACCATTTTGACGATCGCGAAATCGCGGTGAAGGCGATGACTGATGCTGAAGCTTGA
- a CDS encoding penicillin-binding protein: MNKFGADPLFILKSLVLCTIFVLVLQTFDIQVLNRNVYQMKTRSMVTHTKNLHAERGSIMDRNGVVFAESMRDTNAFLGYSRLFLQGSLASQIVGKVDHSGSGNLGMEKIYNDSLRGDEGIRLSIQKENKSEVYSRSKNVVEARSGLNLVLTIDRDMQEIVEKALKDGVAEFAAKSASAVVVDPYTGEILAMASYPTFDPNSKNQGIDRAAKNEIISMSYEPGSTFKVITAAAALENNVVSPQKVFANEGRCWQWNPRSEKICDTHVYGDMDMSEAMVQSSNIVFAKIASEVGAVRMHKMARAFGIGEKAFDNYVGEENGRLLKPTELTRDDRTLKTMGFGHAVSTTPIQMVMAYAAIANGGKLMRPQIVKEWRNSNNEVIRKVEPEELRRVVSEKTAATIRKMLYRVVNSGTAKRVASQKLTDVLFGGKTGTAEKYNHLTRSYDRNSQVASFIGLAPAEETRYVCLVLVDDPQGKHVGGLTAGPIFRRIMEGIYYHPSLSPIAHNLKQVKLGSACDKDFAGMPVSAAKDYARKHQCVVRFEGKGLRVISERVDAGLVNGKVLMLGDAVASRMPNLQGLSLRDALEVMGNIRMNVEYTGKGRVVAQEPKAEETLQKGMICKLTLKEKS, translated from the coding sequence ATGAATAAATTCGGTGCTGATCCTCTGTTTATCTTGAAGAGTCTCGTACTTTGCACGATTTTCGTGCTTGTGCTGCAGACGTTTGACATCCAGGTCTTGAACCGTAATGTTTACCAGATGAAGACCCGTTCCATGGTGACGCATACAAAGAACTTGCATGCCGAACGTGGCTCCATTATGGATAGGAATGGCGTCGTGTTTGCTGAAAGCATGCGCGATACAAATGCGTTTCTGGGCTATAGCCGCCTCTTTTTGCAGGGTTCCCTTGCATCCCAGATTGTGGGCAAGGTTGACCATAGCGGTAGCGGTAACCTTGGCATGGAAAAGATTTACAACGATAGCCTCCGCGGTGATGAAGGTATTCGCCTGAGCATCCAGAAAGAGAACAAGAGCGAAGTTTATTCGCGCTCGAAGAACGTTGTCGAAGCTAGGTCTGGCTTGAATCTTGTGCTGACGATTGACCGCGATATGCAGGAAATTGTCGAAAAGGCCTTGAAGGATGGCGTTGCCGAATTTGCCGCAAAGAGTGCAAGTGCTGTGGTGGTGGATCCGTATACAGGCGAAATCCTTGCGATGGCGAGCTACCCGACGTTTGATCCGAATTCCAAGAATCAGGGGATTGACCGCGCGGCAAAGAACGAAATCATTTCGATGTCGTACGAGCCGGGTTCTACGTTCAAGGTCATTACTGCTGCTGCAGCCCTTGAAAATAACGTGGTCAGTCCGCAAAAGGTTTTTGCAAACGAAGGCCGTTGCTGGCAGTGGAACCCGCGCTCTGAAAAGATATGCGATACCCACGTCTATGGCGATATGGACATGAGCGAAGCCATGGTGCAGTCTTCGAATATCGTGTTTGCAAAGATTGCCTCTGAAGTGGGCGCTGTCCGTATGCATAAGATGGCGCGTGCGTTCGGCATTGGCGAGAAGGCGTTTGACAATTATGTTGGCGAAGAAAACGGAAGGCTTTTGAAGCCGACGGAACTCACTCGCGATGATAGAACGCTAAAGACGATGGGCTTTGGACATGCCGTCTCGACGACGCCAATCCAGATGGTGATGGCGTATGCGGCTATTGCAAATGGCGGAAAACTGATGCGTCCGCAGATTGTGAAGGAATGGCGCAATTCCAATAACGAGGTCATCCGGAAGGTCGAACCGGAAGAACTCCGCAGGGTTGTGTCTGAAAAGACGGCTGCGACGATTCGCAAGATGCTTTATCGCGTGGTGAATAGCGGTACGGCAAAGCGCGTCGCTTCGCAGAAGCTTACTGACGTTCTGTTTGGCGGCAAGACGGGTACGGCTGAAAAGTACAACCACTTGACCCGTTCTTATGACCGCAATTCCCAGGTGGCATCTTTCATCGGGCTTGCTCCGGCCGAAGAGACTCGTTATGTGTGCTTGGTGCTTGTGGACGATCCGCAAGGGAAGCATGTAGGTGGCCTTACTGCTGGGCCTATTTTCCGCCGCATCATGGAAGGAATTTATTACCACCCGTCGCTCTCTCCGATTGCGCACAACTTAAAGCAGGTGAAACTCGGGTCTGCATGCGACAAGGATTTTGCCGGTATGCCGGTGAGTGCCGCGAAGGATTACGCTCGTAAGCACCAGTGCGTGGTGCGTTTTGAAGGCAAGGGCCTCCGTGTGATTTCGGAGCGTGTCGATGCCGGTCTCGTGAATGGAAAGGTGCTTATGCTCGGCGATGCCGTGGCAAGCAGGATGCCCAACTTGCAGGGACTCTCATTGAGGGATGCTCTTGAGGTGATGGGGAATATCCGCATGAATGTTGAATATACAGGAAAGGGACGTGTTGTAGCTCAGGAGCCCAAAGCCGAAGAGACTTTGCAGAAGGGCATGATTTGCAAGCTGACCTTAAAGGAGAAAAGCTGA
- a CDS encoding peptidoglycan glycosyltransferase FtsW — translation MSTTTQTAGINKLLLFVTLALMCFGIAVIYSASAPVASLKNLAPEHYLMKHLSKVLASFVILAAFCKIDYALWKVAARYIFGFGAILTLAATIMGVATKGASRWIFGIQPSEILKFGFIIWICSKLSDAGDDIKSLKCTIIQPAIPLGISAVILLSQPNFSMFIMFCMLLLVLLLVSGANYKYVSIAALGSIPAGIIAMLCTSHTRKRILAFFSDEGTSSAGAQYQVDHALEALGNGGIFGTGAGLGVQKFGYLPEAYKDVVYAVIGEEYGFLGTLLVLVAFAILFSQGYNIARASTTRFGRYLAVALTTSIFMNFVIHVCVCVRLIPATGQPLPFISFGGTNLMVTSAFIGILLNISRPTSGRSIHEPYMSNPVSFDVNPVMNFRTRRSSV, via the coding sequence ATGTCAACGACAACACAGACAGCCGGAATTAACAAGCTTTTGCTTTTTGTCACATTAGCATTAATGTGCTTTGGCATTGCTGTTATCTATTCTGCATCTGCGCCTGTGGCGTCCTTGAAGAATTTGGCTCCGGAACATTACCTCATGAAGCACCTCTCCAAAGTCCTTGCTTCGTTTGTTATTCTTGCTGCGTTCTGCAAGATTGACTATGCGCTTTGGAAGGTGGCGGCCCGCTATATCTTTGGCTTTGGAGCCATCCTCACGTTGGCGGCAACGATTATGGGTGTTGCGACGAAGGGCGCTAGCCGTTGGATTTTTGGTATCCAGCCGTCTGAAATTTTGAAGTTTGGCTTTATCATCTGGATTTGCTCTAAGCTTTCGGATGCTGGTGATGATATCAAGTCGCTCAAGTGTACAATTATCCAGCCGGCAATTCCTCTTGGAATATCTGCGGTCATTTTGCTTAGCCAGCCGAATTTTTCGATGTTCATCATGTTCTGCATGTTGCTGCTTGTGCTTCTCCTTGTTTCTGGCGCAAACTACAAGTACGTGAGCATTGCCGCCTTGGGGAGCATACCAGCAGGAATCATCGCGATGCTTTGCACGTCGCATACTCGCAAGCGCATTCTTGCGTTTTTCTCGGATGAGGGAACGAGTAGCGCTGGTGCGCAGTACCAAGTGGACCATGCTCTTGAAGCGCTTGGAAATGGAGGCATTTTTGGGACGGGTGCAGGCCTTGGCGTTCAGAAGTTCGGCTATTTGCCCGAGGCTTATAAGGATGTGGTGTACGCTGTGATTGGTGAAGAATATGGATTTTTGGGAACCTTGCTCGTGCTGGTTGCTTTTGCGATTCTCTTTTCGCAGGGCTATAACATTGCAAGGGCCTCGACGACACGTTTTGGCAGGTATTTGGCTGTGGCGCTTACGACATCGATTTTCATGAATTTTGTCATTCATGTTTGCGTATGCGTTAGACTTATCCCCGCGACAGGTCAGCCGCTTCCGTTTATCAGTTTTGGTGGAACGAACTTGATGGTGACATCTGCGTTTATTGGAATTTTGTTGAATATATCTCGCCCGACGAGCGGACGGAGCATTCATGAACCTTATATGAGCAATCCGGTTTCGTTTGACGTGAATCCTGTTATGAATTTTAGGACAAGAAGGAGTTCTGTATGA
- the ftsA gene encoding cell division protein FtsA encodes MDDNKQIVKKEDYIFGLDIGASKVNLFVGISEGNSVRVVECGDFPLESSDEYDSVVETLQKAVHVLESSAGVDVRDVYVGIAGKDVSSFSYKGIVTLPTNEVREEDIMNVQRQASTLPDKAGEIIHIFPGEYTLDDRSGIRNPKGYTGRRLGVEVQVVTSRPNALQDVAKCVNRAGLNVAGFVLEPLAAASAVLSDDERELGVALIDIGAGTADVAVFVKDSVRYTASLDIAGNVITSDISKCLKVPVSLSKAEELKKKYGTCSLNNLIEDETFPVPGVGDRGDVLCSRKLLAQIITARVAEIFKLLAKDLEKHHLDTVIDGGIVLTGGCCNLAGIEEIAAKVFKKPVHIGKPRGMSGIQEAFQNPSYATGIGLLYYANKKHHERKQRDTDTQLIVTVKKGMQRLRDFIKTYF; translated from the coding sequence ATGGATGACAATAAGCAAATAGTCAAGAAAGAAGACTACATTTTCGGGCTCGATATCGGCGCCTCGAAGGTGAATTTGTTCGTCGGCATCTCGGAAGGAAATTCCGTCCGAGTCGTGGAATGCGGAGATTTTCCGCTGGAATCGTCAGACGAATACGATTCTGTCGTAGAGACTTTGCAGAAGGCTGTCCATGTGCTTGAATCATCGGCGGGAGTCGATGTACGCGATGTCTATGTGGGCATTGCCGGTAAGGACGTATCTTCGTTTAGCTACAAGGGCATCGTGACGCTTCCGACAAACGAAGTCCGTGAAGAAGACATCATGAATGTCCAGAGACAGGCTAGCACGCTTCCGGATAAGGCGGGCGAAATCATCCATATTTTCCCGGGTGAATATACGCTTGACGATAGAAGCGGCATCCGTAATCCTAAGGGTTATACAGGCCGTCGCCTTGGGGTTGAAGTTCAGGTGGTTACCTCACGCCCGAACGCTCTCCAGGATGTCGCCAAATGCGTGAACCGTGCCGGCCTCAATGTTGCAGGTTTTGTGCTCGAACCGCTCGCCGCTGCATCTGCGGTGTTGTCAGACGATGAACGTGAACTCGGTGTTGCGTTAATCGACATTGGCGCAGGCACTGCAGACGTCGCAGTCTTTGTCAAGGATTCTGTGCGCTACACCGCTTCGCTTGACATTGCCGGTAACGTTATTACTAGCGATATTAGCAAGTGCCTTAAGGTTCCGGTTTCGCTTTCGAAAGCCGAAGAACTCAAGAAAAAGTATGGTACCTGCTCGCTCAACAATTTGATTGAAGACGAAACATTCCCGGTCCCAGGTGTGGGCGACCGTGGAGATGTTCTTTGTTCCCGTAAGCTTTTGGCTCAGATTATTACTGCGCGTGTTGCAGAAATCTTCAAGCTGTTGGCAAAGGACTTGGAAAAGCACCACCTTGATACGGTCATTGATGGCGGTATCGTCTTGACGGGTGGCTGCTGCAACCTTGCCGGCATTGAAGAAATTGCTGCTAAAGTATTCAAGAAGCCTGTCCATATCGGCAAGCCGAGAGGCATGAGCGGCATTCAGGAAGCTTTCCAGAATCCGTCCTATGCAACAGGCATTGGCCTCTTGTACTACGCGAACAAGAAACATCACGAAAGAAAACAGCGCGATACGGATACCCAGTTGATCGTAACTGTCAAAAAAGGTATGCAGCGCCTTCGTGACTTCATCAAGACTTACTTTTAA
- the murG gene encoding undecaprenyldiphospho-muramoylpentapeptide beta-N-acetylglucosaminyltransferase, which produces MKKFLFVCGGTGGHIFPAVAIAESLKKMGVTQITFAGRKDSMEERLVAKNWPYEYISAVPLHRGPFLKNLALPFNLTKSLIRAKSVVKKVAPDVVIATGGYVSLPIVLAAGSMGIPVYLQEQNAVAGIANKVGARYAKTVFVTSEEAMKGFPIEKTRILGNPIRDLPAADSLARPIEYREGRKAVFIVGGSQGAAGINNKIEESIGRIAAHEDISVVWQVGVKNVDAINGRLGILPNVAVRGFLDNIYAYMKHADLIISRAGASGLAEILAFGKPSILLPYPHATANHQEHNARVVEKAGAALVELDDEPNDLWNKVEALLYDSERLEKMGEAAKTLGMPDAADQIAKIILDMERS; this is translated from the coding sequence ATGAAAAAGTTCCTCTTTGTTTGCGGTGGCACGGGTGGCCATATTTTCCCGGCAGTGGCTATTGCCGAGAGCTTGAAGAAGATGGGTGTGACTCAGATTACTTTTGCAGGCCGTAAGGATTCTATGGAAGAACGCCTTGTGGCAAAGAACTGGCCGTACGAATACATTTCGGCGGTTCCACTGCACCGTGGACCGTTCCTCAAGAATTTGGCTTTGCCGTTCAACTTGACAAAGTCCTTGATCCGTGCTAAGAGCGTTGTAAAAAAAGTGGCTCCGGATGTGGTGATTGCAACGGGTGGCTATGTGTCGCTCCCGATTGTGCTTGCTGCAGGTTCTATGGGTATTCCGGTTTATTTGCAGGAACAGAATGCTGTTGCCGGTATTGCAAACAAGGTCGGTGCCCGTTATGCAAAGACTGTTTTTGTGACCTCCGAAGAGGCCATGAAGGGGTTCCCGATCGAAAAGACCCGCATTCTTGGCAATCCGATTCGTGACTTGCCTGCAGCGGATTCCTTGGCTCGCCCGATTGAATACCGTGAAGGCCGCAAGGCAGTGTTTATTGTCGGCGGCTCCCAGGGGGCTGCAGGCATCAACAACAAGATTGAAGAAAGCATTGGCCGCATTGCCGCCCACGAAGATATTAGCGTCGTGTGGCAGGTGGGTGTGAAGAATGTCGATGCAATTAACGGGCGCCTCGGCATTTTGCCGAACGTCGCTGTCCGTGGTTTTTTGGATAACATCTATGCTTACATGAAGCACGCCGATTTGATAATTAGCCGCGCTGGTGCATCGGGACTTGCTGAAATCCTCGCTTTTGGAAAGCCGTCCATTTTGCTCCCGTACCCGCATGCGACTGCGAACCATCAGGAACACAATGCACGCGTGGTTGAGAAAGCGGGCGCAGCTCTTGTGGAACTTGATGATGAACCGAATGATCTTTGGAACAAGGTGGAAGCTCTCCTGTACGATTCTGAACGTCTGGAGAAGATGGGCGAAGCGGCCAAGACGCTTGGCATGCCCGATGCCGCTGACCAGATTGCAAAAATTATCCTGGATATGGAGAGATCGTAA
- the murC gene encoding UDP-N-acetylmuramate--L-alanine ligase: MQINDCKRVRRLHFVGIGGAGMSGIAEVLHENGFVVTGSDMGEGAVIDYLKGLGIRIAPKHEAKNVVDADLVVYSSAIPYDNPELVEARNRRIPVIRRAEMLGELMRLKYTLSIAGTHGKTTTTSIVGAIWEEAGLDPTIIVGGIVKGKCSGAKVGHGDYLIAESDEFDRSFLSMMPSSAIITNIDADHLDTYENIDAIKDAFTQFANKIPFYGQVIVCLDDPNVQQILSHLKKPVITYGFTRQAKYRVENLTFVKGYPQFEILNDGKSLGQFKLQIPGRHNVLNATAAVALAVEEGISIEIARKAVAAFEGVKRRFEFIGEKNGIMVFDDYAHHPTEATATLLGFREAFPDKRIIVAFQPHLFTRTRDQHEAFGSAFSNCDVLLVTDIYPSREKPIEGVTGAMVANSAADRGHRDARFIGELNNLVPVCKDLLKPNDVIVLMGAGNIWKLGQTILENI, translated from the coding sequence ATGCAGATTAATGATTGTAAACGTGTTCGTCGCCTTCATTTTGTGGGTATCGGTGGCGCCGGTATGTCCGGTATTGCCGAAGTGCTCCACGAAAACGGCTTTGTGGTGACGGGTTCCGATATGGGTGAAGGTGCAGTTATAGATTACCTGAAAGGCCTTGGCATCCGTATTGCCCCGAAGCACGAAGCAAAGAATGTCGTAGATGCGGACTTGGTCGTTTATTCTTCTGCGATTCCGTATGACAATCCGGAACTTGTCGAAGCGCGCAACCGCCGTATTCCGGTGATTCGCCGTGCCGAAATGCTCGGTGAACTCATGCGCCTCAAGTACACGCTTTCTATTGCTGGTACGCATGGCAAGACTACGACGACGTCCATTGTTGGCGCCATCTGGGAAGAAGCTGGCCTTGATCCGACGATTATCGTGGGTGGCATTGTGAAGGGCAAGTGCAGTGGTGCCAAGGTGGGCCACGGCGACTACCTTATTGCCGAAAGTGACGAATTTGACCGTAGCTTCCTTTCGATGATGCCGTCTTCGGCAATCATTACGAACATCGATGCCGACCATCTCGATACTTACGAGAACATCGATGCCATCAAGGATGCGTTTACGCAGTTTGCAAACAAGATACCATTCTACGGTCAGGTGATTGTATGCCTCGACGACCCGAACGTGCAGCAGATTTTGTCGCACCTCAAGAAGCCGGTGATTACGTACGGCTTTACTCGCCAGGCGAAGTACCGCGTTGAAAATCTCACGTTCGTGAAGGGCTATCCGCAGTTCGAAATCCTCAATGACGGCAAGAGCCTCGGCCAGTTCAAACTCCAGATTCCGGGCCGCCACAATGTGTTGAATGCGACTGCTGCTGTCGCTCTCGCTGTTGAAGAAGGCATTTCGATTGAAATTGCTCGCAAGGCCGTGGCTGCATTCGAAGGTGTGAAGCGCCGCTTTGAATTCATTGGCGAAAAGAACGGTATCATGGTCTTTGATGACTATGCGCACCACCCGACAGAAGCGACCGCAACTCTTCTCGGTTTCCGCGAAGCGTTCCCGGACAAGCGCATCATTGTCGCTTTTCAGCCGCACCTGTTTACGCGTACCCGCGACCAGCACGAAGCTTTTGGCAGTGCGTTCTCGAACTGCGACGTGCTCTTGGTGACTGACATCTACCCGTCCCGCGAAAAGCCGATTGAAGGCGTGACGGGTGCGATGGTTGCAAATAGCGCTGCAGACCGCGGACATCGCGATGCCCGCTTCATTGGTGAATTGAATAACCTGGTTCCTGTATGCAAGGATTTGCTCAAGCCGAATGACGTGATTGTTCTGATGGGCGCCGGTAACATCTGGAAACTTGGACAGACGATTTTGGAGAATATTTGA
- a CDS encoding UDP-N-acetylmuramoyl-tripeptide--D-alanyl-D-alanine ligase, with protein MLKLDLTIGEMLEILETEAVGVPARTLKRKVNLCMDSRESAKGVVFWPIKGVRFDAHQFVPQMEKDGALMSVVNQTAIDPNFKMYAPVDDTTKALLKLAKGYQRLFKLKKVAITGSNGKTTTKEMTKAVLSMKYNTHATKGNFNNHIGVPMTLFQLKHSHEAAVVEMGTSGPDEIRPLSLATEPDIAVITNIGASHLERLGDLDGVFNEKINIVAGLKKGGTLIVNADDERLCKVKATKNYKVVTFGVRRGVVKPEKLKWNENLCADFYVGRTHFVLNVPGDHNLYDALAAIAVGEALRIPKGDIAKALAGFSSTSMRMEIKAANGFKVISDCYNANPSSTKMALQTLGNMRVEGKRIAVLGDMLELGKESGNLHKQIGALVPEMNFDMLLAVGKEAKKYVEGAKSRGMKNVQYFETVPEVINELSEIVAEGDILLVKGSRGMHMEQVVDALLRMVPVFKV; from the coding sequence ATGCTGAAGCTTGATTTGACTATTGGAGAAATGCTCGAGATTCTGGAAACCGAAGCTGTCGGCGTTCCGGCCCGCACCTTGAAACGCAAGGTGAATCTCTGCATGGATTCTCGTGAAAGTGCCAAGGGCGTTGTCTTTTGGCCGATTAAGGGTGTCCGTTTTGACGCCCACCAGTTTGTACCTCAAATGGAAAAGGATGGAGCTCTGATGAGCGTAGTAAACCAAACCGCTATCGATCCGAATTTCAAGATGTACGCTCCGGTCGATGATACGACGAAGGCTCTCTTGAAGCTTGCCAAGGGCTATCAAAGACTTTTCAAGTTGAAGAAGGTCGCCATTACAGGTAGTAACGGCAAGACCACTACAAAGGAAATGACGAAGGCTGTGCTTTCGATGAAGTACAACACCCACGCGACAAAGGGGAACTTCAACAACCATATCGGTGTCCCGATGACGCTGTTCCAGCTGAAGCACAGCCACGAAGCCGCTGTTGTCGAAATGGGAACAAGCGGTCCGGACGAAATCCGCCCGCTTTCCTTGGCTACAGAACCCGATATTGCCGTGATTACGAACATTGGCGCAAGCCACTTGGAACGTCTTGGCGATTTGGACGGCGTGTTCAATGAAAAGATCAATATTGTCGCAGGCCTCAAGAAGGGCGGCACGCTGATTGTGAATGCCGATGACGAACGCCTCTGCAAGGTAAAGGCGACCAAGAATTACAAGGTCGTGACTTTCGGTGTCCGCCGTGGTGTCGTGAAGCCCGAAAAGCTCAAGTGGAACGAAAACCTCTGCGCAGATTTCTACGTTGGCCGTACGCATTTTGTTTTGAACGTGCCGGGTGACCATAACCTTTATGACGCTCTCGCGGCGATTGCCGTTGGCGAAGCTCTCCGCATCCCGAAGGGCGATATCGCGAAGGCCTTGGCAGGCTTTAGCTCTACGAGCATGCGCATGGAAATCAAGGCGGCAAACGGCTTCAAGGTGATTTCGGATTGCTACAACGCAAACCCGTCTTCGACGAAGATGGCGCTCCAGACACTTGGCAACATGCGTGTCGAAGGCAAGCGCATTGCTGTGCTTGGTGACATGCTCGAACTTGGCAAGGAAAGTGGCAATTTGCACAAGCAGATTGGTGCTCTCGTGCCTGAGATGAATTTTGACATGCTCCTCGCTGTTGGCAAGGAAGCGAAGAAGTACGTGGAAGGCGCAAAGTCCCGTGGCATGAAGAACGTGCAGTATTTCGAAACAGTCCCGGAAGTCATCAACGAACTGAGCGAAATTGTCGCCGAAGGGGATATCCTCTTGGTGAAGGGGAGCCGTGGCATGCACATGGAGCAGGTGGTGGACGCACTCCTCCGCATGGTGCCGGTATTCAAGGTTTAA
- a CDS encoding cell division protein FtsQ/DivIB, whose product MSLEETDMFGRRIGLNEQKRRRKRARVRRMRARAGIRWFKRKGWVLTLLLVIATVALWQSRFYLHQINPLELRHLQYIEIEGNRMLSWEDVVQSAQVETGMLMSELDADSVKKSLLQIPLIHSVEVESKFPSSLFIKLQEASPILSVLENGKGTVYSERGLSLPMSMMTALRLPILETESAGMVKQVAQFLYAMRKEDKPLYDRVSQVGWSEKDRAFEVFFKDAGFRVMFPESNWNKELFTLYDAIGKGFRKDLLCASEVDMRFHGFAYIKNFDKRCING is encoded by the coding sequence TTGAGTTTAGAAGAAACGGACATGTTCGGTCGACGGATCGGACTCAACGAACAGAAACGTCGTCGTAAGCGCGCCCGTGTGAGACGGATGCGTGCTAGGGCTGGCATTCGTTGGTTCAAGCGCAAGGGCTGGGTCTTGACTCTGCTTCTTGTGATTGCGACTGTCGCGCTGTGGCAGAGCCGTTTCTATCTGCATCAGATCAATCCGCTTGAACTCAGGCACTTGCAGTACATCGAAATTGAAGGCAATCGCATGCTTTCGTGGGAAGATGTGGTGCAGAGCGCCCAGGTGGAAACGGGTATGCTCATGTCGGAACTGGACGCCGATTCTGTGAAAAAGTCACTTTTACAGATTCCGCTTATCCATTCTGTCGAGGTCGAAAGCAAGTTCCCGTCGTCCTTGTTCATCAAGTTGCAAGAGGCGTCGCCAATCTTGTCCGTACTCGAAAACGGCAAGGGAACGGTCTACTCCGAAAGAGGGCTTTCGCTTCCGATGTCGATGATGACGGCGCTGCGCCTGCCGATTCTTGAAACGGAATCTGCCGGGATGGTCAAGCAGGTTGCCCAGTTCCTGTACGCGATGCGTAAAGAGGACAAGCCGCTTTATGATCGCGTGTCGCAGGTGGGCTGGTCTGAGAAGGACAGGGCTTTCGAAGTGTTCTTCAAGGATGCCGGATTCCGCGTGATGTTCCCGGAATCAAACTGGAATAAGGAACTATTTACTTTGTACGATGCTATCGGAAAGGGTTTCCGTAAAGATCTCCTTTGTGCTAGCGAGGTTGATATGAGATTTCATGGATTTGCGTATATAAAAAACTTTGATAAGAGGTGTATCAATGGATGA